AGTGATATTAAGTTCATTACTGAAACAACGTAAATCACTATTAACTATCTCATGATAATATTTAGTATGTTAAGTATGACCGCATCCATCCAGTTTGTGTCAGTTGTGAGCGATTCTCGTGTAGTTATAATGATATTATTCATACTAGAGGGTGTGAGCCTGAAAGCTGAGTGGGTAACTGGGGCTTTATTAACTCTGCCCATTTCCTCCACTGTGAAGACATCCGGTTTGTGTTGAACTTGTGGACCCCTACCTGTGAATGGGTATGTGCCATCATTAGCTCCACTTCATGTCCATGGCCTTTGTCAGCCTTCAGCTTGATGCCATTATAGGTCCTGGTGTGTTCGATCAAGGCGACTATGACCACGTGAAAGCTCAAACCAATTATGGTCCCTGGCAGCGGCTTACGATCAGGCTCATCTTGTGTGGAGGGATTTCTGTAAATTGGATCAGGCTGCTTAAAGGGGCTTAGCATGACGTACTGCAACTTTGAGTTTAATCATGAGGATCCTCGGCAATCCTCCACCTCTCAGAGAGAACAGAACATCACGATTAGTCTCACCTGTGAGTTAAGGAAGGAAAACTGGTAAAAGTTGGGGAAAATAAAGCTTTTTGAAATTTGAAGCTTCTGTCACAATGGGAGAGGAGAAAGCTTTGAAGAAATAACACTCCTGTGCTCCTCCGGGGTCCTCCTGGGTTCTTCATCTCGGCTTTTTTGCTGTGGGATGGATTACCTCCTGAGCTGATTCTCCTTTCCTGTTGGACCAGCCAGAGGAGACCCTGACaacaaagagagggggaaacTAGGACTGCAGGTTGGTGCATTCAAGAGCATTTATTCGAAGGGTCAAACTCTGGAAATCTTGGAGCTCCTGCTGATCTAGATCATCATTTGACTCTCTCCATTCTTCACAGGCAAGGACACATCTCAGATTGAAAAATGGCTTTGATGTTGGTCAAGTTTGATCTGAAAAAGCGAGTGAAGCTCGCTCAGACAGTGTGGTTCATGTACTGGTTTGCTGTTATGGCCGGCGTGCTGGTGTTCAGCATGGGCCTGTTCTTTAAGATCGAGCTGCGAAAGCGCTCAGAACTTATGGACAACAACGAGAGCCACTTCTTGCCCAACCTGCTTATATTCATGGGTCTAGTAACCTGCGGCATCAATGCCTTTGGAGGCAAAGTCTGCTATGACTCACTGGACCCTACCAAGTTTGCAAAGTGGAAGCCCATGTTAAAGACCTTCTTGGTGTTCTGCGTGGGCTTCAACGCCCTGCTGCTTGTGACGGCCCTGCTTTGTTTCTTGATGAGGATCCCTCTGCAGTTCACCCTGGCTGAGGGGCTGAGGAACGGCATGAGGTACTAcaaggacacagacacaccgGGACGCTGCTACATGAAGAGGACCCTGGATCTGATGCAGATGGAGTTTCGTTGCTGCGGGAATGACAACTACAGAGATTGGTTTGAGATTCAGTGGGTTAGCAACCGCTACTTGGATTTCAGCGCAAAGGAAGTCAAAGAGTAAGTGGCAAAGATTGAAATCTTCATGGTAACCTGTAAAAGTTAGAGATTGTTAATGTGTGGCGTGACAGTGAAAGGACTCTTTTTGTCTCAAAGAGATTGTCATTGAGCCTCTGAGGTGGAGGCTGTTGAGGTGGGCTGCTTCAATACAAAGTTAGAGTTCAGTGTAAGTGGATTTGAGGTAAAGGTGGGTCAGAGCAGGTGTATTATTCACTTTCGTCCACTAAGGATTAGTGCCACAGAAATGGCGATGGGAACTGGTAGCAATGGGACGTGGCAATGGGTGCTAGGAGGGCAGAGGTGGTTACGGGGCAGTTTTATGGATAAAGTAAAGAGGGAGGGGCTTTGGTGATTAGGTCCAGAAAAAGATATATGGGTCAAAAGGGCAAGAGTGGGATTAAAAGTGCATTATTCCAGTTCAGTGACAAGTTCAGGCCtctttttatgtttacattaattTTTAGGTAACTGCCAGTTTACTTAGTGAGGACAATTGTGAGGTGGGTGGTTTTGAGAATTGGCACATAATTAGTGTTTAATCTCCAGGATTACAGCTCCACGTCCTGCCAAGAATCAGTGTCCTGTCCAATCAGCAGAGGACCTGGTGACACTCAAGGCACAGCACTGTCATATAAAAGAACTTGTAGCTGTTCTTTAAAAGTCACTATGAGTAGTGGGTGTCTGATTACAATAGGGAGGTGATTGGTGAAACCTTGCAATGCTGTTACAGGCCTAGTGACTTATATTTCAGAGTTACATGGCCTTATGGCTTTCCTCTTAACCCAAAATTTAAAATCCTAATTGAAATATCTTCACTAAAATATCACTATCCCTGTCATTCTAATTGATAATTCATTGATTAGTATTCAGATCTTTCATATAGACAGTAGTAGGTCCAGTATGATCTGATCTGTAGTATTGGCCAAACAAAATGTTAACTGGGACATAAAGTACATGTTACATGTTTCTAGAAATCACTGATCCATATCTGACCCTCTCAAGTCTTTGTGATCCAATCACACTAGTCTTTCCACTGACCTACAAGCATCAATCACAGCAGAGATCTGTTCTTCGGATTGAACACTGACTCAAATATGCTTATTTGAGTGCCTGAACATTTCCATATTATCAGCTTGAAAACAGttaaaggtttttgttttgttttgggtttttttgttttgttttgttttgttttttgtttttttaaaaaaaaaaggttaaagtcctttaaatttgatttcacatttattgtactgtatttgtgaTATGTAAGCCCTCCTGATAGAGACTCCATCAGTAAGCGCAATGATGAAGTATTCTACAAACTGTTGATGTTTGATTGTACACCAGTGACAATGTTGTTCAAGCTCTACAGGTGGTAAGCACTACCAAGAAAAGAATAGAAACCACATCACTGGTTCTACGATAACAGATCTATTTTTGCTTAGCTCGAGTGTCGATTCACCAGCGATTACTGCTGTAGTAAGACTGTGTGATGTTTTATTGGATTGTGTAATATTGTtaagtacaacaacaacacttaCAAAAGGTGTAACCGAGTGGATAACCAACGTAACATTCTGCAATATTACCTTTTATGGAGTCATTCCTGGTAGTAAATAACTCTAACTTGAACCTGCTAATTATACTTCAAGTAATTTTAGCTCACACTGACTACGTAAATATAGTGTGACAGGTTCCTGACTTCTAATCTCACCTCACCTCCAACCCATCATTACATGACACTAATATGACACTTGATCCCTCTTAGCCGCATCGGGAGCAACGTGGATGGCCAGTACCTGATGGATGGAGTCCCGTTCAGCTGCTGTAACCCCAGCTCCCCCAGACCCTGCATCCAGTACCAGATGACCAACAACACTGCCCACTACAGCTACGACCACTACACTGAGGAGCTCAACGTGTGGAAGCGTGGCTGCCGTGATGCCCTGCTGTCCTACTATGGAGGCATGATGAACACCATTGGAGCCCTGGTGGTGCTGGTCACTATGCTGGAGGTCAGAGCAACATAAGCATGGGcacaaataaagacatattCCTTTCCAAGCCAGAATGTGTTTAGTTACCTCCCCCAGAGGCTGGAGAGCAGAAAACATCCACTGGTACTTGATGGTCAGAGAAAATTTCAGTAGtagttggtgttttttttttttttttttacttcatcaGTCACAAGGAGCAATGATGAGCTAAATCCAATCCCAAAAATGAACTTCCATGAGcaatatgaaatgaaatttatGCTTTATTACAAGTGTTTTCAAacaatggtgtttttttttggttgtagAGGAGAAAGTGCGAAATGGAAGTATTAACTGGTTGTTTTGAAAAATGCACATCTGGTTAACCTCTCTGGATCGCTTTAAGTGCAGTGCACCGTGGCCTCCCTTAGCTTTTCCTATGGGACCATCAACCATGTGCCATATGTCCCAGAAAAGGCTGACCACCACTTTACAGTGAATTGTGAcgtttaaaatgtttgtttttagacACATCAGAGACATAAAAATGCTTGCAGTGGAGGCGCACCTTACATAATAGCTTTTACACTAGTTAAAATGTTGCAGAATTACAAGATTGTACACGTACAACTTAAACTCAGATTTAACATGAGCAGATGGAAACTGTCCCCCTTCAGTAGATGAATAGGAAATAGCCTTGTAGTGTCAAACTGTGGGCATACATCAGTCTGCATATTGAGGTGAAATAACAAtgagcaaaacacatttttgggtTAAAGGGGCCTTTAATGACTCAATGAACTTGTTATTGTCTTGTTACTTGGCTCAGTAAAGTTGTTTGGGAGTCAGACGAGGCCTTCAATGGCCTAGTAACGAGAAGTGAGGTGAAAAGCCTGTGTATAAACATGCAAAGCCTTGACCCAGTTGGCATTTCTGTCATCCATCACCTCCTTCCTTtcgtcctccctcctcttcacactcctcctctgtcatctaTATCCACTTACTGCTTCTCCTTCCCAAACAACTCTATCCTCTTTACCTAAATATCATTTCCCTTGCCCTACTGTGAGGTTACCCTGCACCACCTATGGCATGTATGAGCCTGCAGCTTACCAACAGTGTCTCACCTGTTACTTTCTACCCAGAGTGTAATCCTATAGCAACCAAATGGCCTCTCTCCTGTCTTCAACTCTCCCCTCAGCCTACACAACCAAcatctgttgttgttcttgttgaaGCCCAAGAATTTGCTCACCATTTCTTAGCACAGTAACAAGCATGTACAGTTAAATCCTTGAAGTGGGCGGTAGCAGGGGATGAGCCGAGTGGTTCGAGTTCCTGTATCACCTCGAGCAGAGAGTAAATATTAGATAACGTCTCTATCCTAGAAATCCTGCAGACAAACCCCTGTTCTAAAAACTGGGATTTAGCCAATGCATGGAAGCTGATCAGACGCACAGTCGGAGGACTGACTGATTTAAGAGTAGTTACGCAAGCGTCTCTATGCTGACACAGATAGTGCGGTCAGAGATGGAGTGATCAGTTAATCTAAGAGAGGTGACAAGGACAGACCTACTTCCTGAAGCTGGATCTCCTGATCTGAAGTCACCATTCATAGCGACTGACTTCTTAACTTTTCTAGCAATGGTGTCAGCCTTTAGGCTGAAGATTAGCTCAAGAATTCTGAGatatatatttgttatttttgtctttttttctaccTCTTAACATTTGCCTGgttacactcacacatacagatcaCACTTAGACTAAACATTAACTATATAAAATCCAACTCTACTTTTTTTGTCTGTACATTTTGTCATCTCTTTGTGTTATGTCACATTACACTGTTAAAAAAGATATTTAAAGGATATTCAAATCAGGCATGGAATTTAGTTCCTCAAGTCAAACATTTGAGAAATTAAAATGCTGTTGAGTGAGTTGCTGGAAGATCTGGAAGTTTTCTGTTTGCTTAAATCACTTCAAACAGTGAGTCACAGTGTTCATCAGAAGATGATACAGCGAATCCAGAAGACCCAGGTTTTGGTTCATCTGATGTGAGTTCCTGTCCTTTGCAGGTTGCTGTGACCATCGGCCTGCAGTACGTCAACAGCTCCCTGTCCACCCTGGCTAACCCGGAGGACccagagagcgagagcgaggGATGGATCTTGGAGAAGACAGTGAAGGAGACGTTCACCGACATCATGGCCAAAATGAAGGCCATGGGCAAAGGCAGcaaggtggaggaggggggcgAGGCAGCGGTTGCGACTGTGAGCTGAGCTAAACCCTCTTGCAAAAACTGACACCACTTCCAcctgaagaggagaggaaggggacGTGTGAGattactactttttttttctactaacACTCATTATGTAGAcatctcccacacacacacacacatatttggcTATGAACTCCTTTTAAATGGACACCTTACAAATGGACTCTTTACGTAAATAATACAAACATAGAGAGAGATTATGAGTAGAATGAGTTCTAATTTGGTTTTTAATTTTGGTTTTCCATAACCAAACAAGCTCACATCTTTTAAAGAGATTTcttgttttggtttctgatATTCTGTGGATTTGGATTCCTTTTccaaaaaaaagtgcaaaatggTAAGTCAACTAAAAGTGATATGTACTGATAAATGTCATATGCTTTGCAATCACAAGTGAGTAcattatttttcctttgtattGTTATCCAGTAGTTTGGTGGGGATGGTGGTTGCCATGCAACCCCCCCTCTCATGAAGCCAGAGGTGCAGATGGAAAATATTTACAGCCCAAGAAacacagagttttatttttactgaccTGTCTGTAGTGCTTTGACTTGTAGCTGATACTGTGTAtagacaaagcaaacaaaatacCCTCCCACCACTCACCTCTTTTTACACTCCTGTCCACCTTTGGACACTGGAGAAGCTCCTGAGATGGAGTAAAAATTACAACAATTGAATGAATCAGTATGAATTATGCATGAATGTTGAGGCGCATGGTCGATGAGTTAGGCTTGGGCATCAGGAGGTGAGCTCCAGAGAGAAGCAGGGGCAACTCCAAACCTGTGGAGGACGACTGAAACTGGCAGCTAAATCTTGGCTCCTGACCCCTGTACTGTAGACTCAGATCCTCTTTGATGTTTCCCTTGTGCATTCAGTTCCTGTATATTGACACTTATGTATGTATATTCTAACAACTGGATTGCTGTCTTTGTACATAGtgtagaaatgatgaaaaaatttaacttttttaaaaaataatgtaattaagctaaatctttt
Above is a window of Lates calcarifer isolate ASB-BC8 linkage group LG23, TLL_Latcal_v3, whole genome shotgun sequence DNA encoding:
- the prph2a gene encoding peripherin-2a, whose amino-acid sequence is MALMLVKFDLKKRVKLAQTVWFMYWFAVMAGVLVFSMGLFFKIELRKRSELMDNNESHFLPNLLIFMGLVTCGINAFGGKVCYDSLDPTKFAKWKPMLKTFLVFCVGFNALLLVTALLCFLMRIPLQFTLAEGLRNGMRYYKDTDTPGRCYMKRTLDLMQMEFRCCGNDNYRDWFEIQWVSNRYLDFSAKEVKDRIGSNVDGQYLMDGVPFSCCNPSSPRPCIQYQMTNNTAHYSYDHYTEELNVWKRGCRDALLSYYGGMMNTIGALVVLVTMLEVAVTIGLQYVNSSLSTLANPEDPESESEGWILEKTVKETFTDIMAKMKAMGKGSKVEEGGEAAVATVS